A section of the Amblyomma americanum isolate KBUSLIRL-KWMA chromosome 2, ASM5285725v1, whole genome shotgun sequence genome encodes:
- the LOC144122028 gene encoding uncharacterized protein LOC144122028 yields the protein MPRGKPRGRRETGDVVKWQIIELWEAGVKNKSEIARRLHLSWTAVNLWVQRWESEGHLNVRPRSGRPRTTSGDDETTVNTYTAFYGAPKPPVQVKLERPPEQRLGAPHPPFPAPSSAVAASGTATAPPVDSGPLPLLPLRQLSDPTCFANHESAFKRSFENGDHPAERHEEVVGLDPPPPQRLSLATQTDGTTPPSEVAG from the coding sequence ATGCCTCGGGGCAAGCCCAGGGGTCGCCGGGAGACCGGCGATGTGGTAAAGTGGCAGATCATCGAGCTCTGGGAAGCGGGCGTCAAGAACAAGAGCGAGATCGCGCGCCGACTCCACTTATCGTGGACGGCCGTCAACCTCTGGGTGCAGCGCTGGGAGAGCGAGGGCCACCTGAACGTGCGGCCCCGCTCAGGCCGGCCGCGCACCACGTCAGGCGACGACGAAACCACCGTGAACACGTACACGGCCTTCTACGGAGCGCCCAAACCGCCCGTGCAGGTCAAGTTGGAGCGGCCGCCGGAGCAGCGGTTGGGCGCTCCGCACCCGCCGTTCCCGGCGCCCAGCTCTGCCGTCGCAGCTAGCGGCACTGCCACTGCGCCTCCGGTGGACAGCGGgcccttgccgctgctgccgctgagGCAACTCTCGGACCCCACCTGCTTCGCTAATCACGAGAGCGCCTTCAAGCGCAGCTTCGAGAACGGCGACCACCCGGCCGAGCGGCACGAAGAAGTGGTCGGTCTCGACCCGCCTCCGCCGCAGCGGCTCAGCCTTGCCACCCAGACGGACGGCACGACGCCGCCCTCCGAGGTCGCCGGCTAG